The Osmerus eperlanus chromosome 12, fOsmEpe2.1, whole genome shotgun sequence genome has a segment encoding these proteins:
- the LOC134031454 gene encoding WD repeat-containing protein on Y chromosome isoform X2 — protein sequence MDVLGDNRGPWEVYETELPSSSCCDPGWSISPEEQLSLDHLLVLKEAFTCCTPSDRKPGDGGHSRTVQREEGGGGRGRGGRGAEGDEGMTLKEFRDVLSPVIGSDSQAGWIEQFYKEVDITCVGSVAWGDLCGYLLQQARERDLSSIPRGALLDTEPLITHCSHNKQEPTTRVVAVPHPPPFRYISVSKGGLLTVWNSRLHILKTLELVGDPTEEGANRRRFRGWTTDAVHMPNVHKVAIATSSRDIHFVDVSTASCFEEVHLFGFRNVPTALCYSCDIKAPGRRSLLLWGDERGGVHLLWFLLPLSGLFESPFSEANGPQKIYMQDLGDHSHLVSYQHLPSIHQEPINRVLFDPHTDLIMTSSGSDESSVVIMDASLKRNPYIWNIMKGVQCFDYSRPLGLLVTGGLDPAVRLWNRFVPSRPVATLEGHGTTVVDLAFYQPLAQVLSYSKDAEVRVWDISSHRCLRTLHLQFPCLQPGHSPEYGNFPFLLVTPPLPSLTPPHLLVSCKDFLALLRLGERGKGGDMERIGGGGWREAGGVRQLQHTPFSCALYNPTLRQVVTGSNDSTVLVWDVATGAWLMTISNAHGEEEVTCMALDSSHRRLITASTNGTIKVWNLLNGHNLHKLEPVTSSEVTGIICLYDNQLLAVGWSQQIVQYDITGAKDVCVKADMSWKSGRIHKADIQALAHCPALGVVATASHDGEIIVWAMDTQRPLVRLRRNPQSGVAPPVENLLFLQARAGARQWRSTAVLVSSQDAWICFWSIAGHTHTQGEFRPSAPAGEVLCLTSDQDSSLLVSGDRSGYVKLWDISQYALAITLQPTSACPPLLRSWRAHQGALVSLELLQEDPDALFLLTASGDGSARLWTGEGVCLGTFGLDAHWDLQHPDTYHGSWHQETTVTEKGDEGEVQSEKDQSGSNEVRGQLGDLVSQGQTSQEEDQGEASSPEDLDQRNLTGVVSTSENLAQTQKTKGCVCRGVYGDLRRKAAVRWERRRVFGDIDVNKLSLVGGVCTPYQALVLQDYQEVPLTEDLPISPWMQCHSPRSPSEAGLSSLQLSITSSDQEPETAT from the exons ATGGATGTCCTGGGAGACAACAGGGGTCCATGGGAGGTGTATGAGACAGAGCTACCAAGCAGCAGTTGTTG TGACCCAGGCTGGAGCATCAGTCCTGAGGAGCAACTGAGTCTGGACCATCTGCTGGTGCTGAAGGAAGCATTTACCTGCTGCACACCCTCAGACAGGAAGCCAGGGGATGGAGGGCACAGCAGAActgtacagagagaggaaggaggaggaggaagaggaagaggaggaagaggagcagaagGAGACGAGGGGATGACTCTGAAGGAGTTCCGGGATGTTTTGAGCCCTGTGATCGGttcagacagtcaggcaggatgGATAGAACAGTTCTACAAGGAG GTGGACATCACCTGTGTTGGCAGTGTTGCCTGGGGGGATCTGTGTGGCTACCTGCTgcagcaggccagagagagagacctgtcctccatccccagAGGGGCCCTGTTGGACACTGAACCCCTcatcacacactgctctcacaaCAAG CAGGAGCCCACTACCCGTGTGGTGGCTgtcccccatccaccccccttccGCTACATCAGTGTCAGCAAGGGCGGGCTGCTTACTGTGTGGAACAGCCGCCTACACATCCTCAAGACGCTGGAA CTTGTGGGGGACCCAACAGAGGAGGGAGCTAACAGGAGGCGATTCAGAGGATGGACCACCGACGCCGTACACATGCCCAATGTACATAAGGTCGCCATAGCAACTAGCAGCAGGGACATTCACTTTGTTGACGTTTCCACAGCGAGCTGCTTTGAGGAGGTCCACCTGTTTG GTTTCCGGAATGTTCCAACTGCTTTGTGCTACTCGTGTGACATCAAG GCTCCAGGGCGGCGCTCTCTGCTCCtgtggggggatgagaggggtggGGTCCACCTGCTGTGgttcctgctgcctctctcaggGTTGTTTGAAAGCCCCTTCAGCGAGGCGAACGGACCACAGAAGATCTACATGCAG GACCTGGGTGACCACAGCCATCTGGTGTCTTATCAGCACCTCCCGTCCATCCACCAGGAACCAATCAACAGAGTCCTTTTTGATCCCCACACAGATCTCATCATGACATCATCCGGAAGTGACGAGTCATCTGTGGTCATCATGGATGCAAGCCTCAAAAGGAATCCCTACATTTGGAACATtatgaag gGTGTGCAGTGTTTCGACTACAGCCGGCCTCTGGGTCTGTTGGTGACCGGTGGGCTGGACCCGGCGGTGCGTTTGTGGAACCGCTTCGTGCCGTCTCGGCCCGTTGCCACGCTGGAGGGTCACGGCACCACGGTGGTGGACCTTGCCTTCTACCAGCCGCTGGCTCAGGTCCTCAGCTACTCCAAAGATGCG gaggtgagggtgtgggacATTTCCTCTCATCGCTGTCTCAGGACCCTGCACCTGCAGTTCCCTTGTTTGCAGCCAGGCCACTCTCCAGAGTATGGAAACTTCCCCTTCCTCTTAgtgactcctccccttccttcacTGACTCCGCCCCATTTGCTGGTGAGCTGTAAGGACTTCCTGGCTCtgctgaggctgggagagagagggaaaggaggcgaCATGGAGAGaattggaggagggggatggagagaagcagGAGGGGTGAGACAACTCCAGCACACCCCCTTTTCCTGCGCCCTCTATAACCCCACCCTGAGACAGGTGGTAACCGGGAGCAATGACTCAACAGTTTTGGTGTGGGATGTGGCAACTGGGGCGTGGCTTATGACTATTTCCAACGcccatggagaggaggaggtcacTTGCATGGCGTTGGACTCCTCCCACAGACGACTCATCACTGCATCAACCAACGGCACCATCAAG GTGTGGAATCTTCTAAATGGGCACAACTTACATAAACTGGAGCCTGTCACAAGCTCTGAGGTCACTGGGATCATCTGTCTCTATGACAACCAGCTACTCGCTGTGGGGTGGAGCCAGCAAATAGTTCAGTATGACATCACAGGAGCAAAG gATGTGTGCGTGAAGGCAGACATGTCATGGAAGTCTGGACGTATCCACAAAGCAGACATCCAAGCTTTGGCCCACTGTCCTGCCTTGGGGGTTGTTGCCACGGCAAGCCATGATGGAGAGATCATCGTCTGGGCGATGGACACCCAAAGGCCCCTGGTGCGCCTGCGAAGGAACCCTCAGTCTGG gGTGGCGCCCCCTGTGGAGAATCTGCTGTTCCTGCAGGCCAGGGCTGGAGCCAGACAGTGGAGGAGCACAGCTGTCCTGGTTTCCTCTCAGGATGCCTGGATCTGCTTCTGGAGCATTgcaggacacactcacacacagg gggAGTTTCGTCCCTCAGCCCCAGCAGGGGAGGTGTTGTGTCTGACGTCAGACCAGGACAGCAGCCTGCTGGTGTCTGGAGACAGGAGTGGCTATGTGAAGCTGTGGGACATCTCTCAGTATGCTCTGGCCATCACCCTCCag CCCACCTCGGCCTGCCCCCCTCTGCTGCGGTCTTGGAGGGCCCACCAGGGGGCGCTGGTGAGCCTGGAGCTGCTGCAGGAGGACCCAGACGCCCTATTTCTGCTCACGGCATCAGGAGACGGCTCTGCCCGACTGTGGAccggggagggggtgtgtttgGGGACGTTTGGATTGGATGCACATTGGGACCTCCAGCATCCAGACACCTACCATGG GAGTTGGCACCAGGAGACCACTGTGACGGagaagggggatgagggggaggtgcAGAGTGAAAAGGACCAATCAGGAAGCaatgaggtcagaggtcagctcgGTGACCTTGTCAGTCAAGGCCAAACATCACAAGAGGAGGATCAAGGGGAAG cctccagccctgaGGATTTGGACCAGAGGAACCTAACTGGAGTTGTCAGCACTTCAGAGAACCTTGCTCAGACTCAAAAAACCAAA gggtgtgtgtgtcggggtgtgTATGGGGACCTCAGGAGGAAGGCGGCCGTGCGCTGGGAGAGGAGACGGGTGTTTGGTGACATTGACGTCAACAAACTCAGCCTGGTGGGAGGGGTGTGCACACCCTACCAAGCTCTTGTGCTGCAG GACTACCAGGAAGTCCCCTTGACAGAGGATCTACCCATAAGTCCCTGGATGCAGTGTCACAGTCCCAGGTCTCCCAGTGAGGCGGGGCTTAGCTCCCTGCAGCTGTCAATCACCAGTTCAGACCAAGAACCCGAAACAGCAACCTGA
- the LOC134031454 gene encoding WD repeat-containing protein on Y chromosome isoform X1 yields MDVLGDNRGPWEVYETELPSSSCCDPGWSISPEEQLSLDHLLVLKEAFTCCTPSDRKPGDGGHSRTVQREEGGGGRGRGGRGAEGDEGMTLKEFRDVLSPVIGSDSQAGWIEQFYKEVDITCVGSVAWGDLCGYLLQQARERDLSSIPRGALLDTEPLITHCSHNKQEPTTRVVAVPHPPPFRYISVSKGGLLTVWNSRLHILKTLELVGDPTEEGANRRRFRGWTTDAVHMPNVHKVAIATSSRDIHFVDVSTASCFEEVHLFGFRNVPTALCYSCDIKAPGRRSLLLWGDERGGVHLLWFLLPLSGLFESPFSEANGPQKIYMQDLGDHSHLVSYQHLPSIHQEPINRVLFDPHTDLIMTSSGSDESSVVIMDASLKRNPYIWNIMKGVQCFDYSRPLGLLVTGGLDPAVRLWNRFVPSRPVATLEGHGTTVVDLAFYQPLAQVLSYSKDAEVRVWDISSHRCLRTLHLQFPCLQPGHSPEYGNFPFLLVTPPLPSLTPPHLLVSCKDFLALLRLGERGKGGDMERIGGGGWREAGGVRQLQHTPFSCALYNPTLRQVVTGSNDSTVLVWDVATGAWLMTISNAHGEEEVTCMALDSSHRRLITASTNGTIKVWNLLNGHNLHKLEPVTSSEVTGIICLYDNQLLAVGWSQQIVQYDITGAKDVCVKADMSWKSGRIHKADIQALAHCPALGVVATASHDGEIIVWAMDTQRPLVRLRRNPQSGVAPPVENLLFLQARAGARQWRSTAVLVSSQDAWICFWSIAGHTHTQGEFRPSAPAGEVLCLTSDQDSSLLVSGDRSGYVKLWDISQYALAITLQPTSACPPLLRSWRAHQGALVSLELLQEDPDALFLLTASGDGSARLWTGEGVCLGTFGLDAHWDLQHPDTYHGSWHQETTVTEKGDEGEVQSEKDQSGSNEVRGQLGDLVSQGQTSQEEDQGEAAPRRTQTHILSPPPASSPEDLDQRNLTGVVSTSENLAQTQKTKGCVCRGVYGDLRRKAAVRWERRRVFGDIDVNKLSLVGGVCTPYQALVLQDYQEVPLTEDLPISPWMQCHSPRSPSEAGLSSLQLSITSSDQEPETAT; encoded by the exons ATGGATGTCCTGGGAGACAACAGGGGTCCATGGGAGGTGTATGAGACAGAGCTACCAAGCAGCAGTTGTTG TGACCCAGGCTGGAGCATCAGTCCTGAGGAGCAACTGAGTCTGGACCATCTGCTGGTGCTGAAGGAAGCATTTACCTGCTGCACACCCTCAGACAGGAAGCCAGGGGATGGAGGGCACAGCAGAActgtacagagagaggaaggaggaggaggaagaggaagaggaggaagaggagcagaagGAGACGAGGGGATGACTCTGAAGGAGTTCCGGGATGTTTTGAGCCCTGTGATCGGttcagacagtcaggcaggatgGATAGAACAGTTCTACAAGGAG GTGGACATCACCTGTGTTGGCAGTGTTGCCTGGGGGGATCTGTGTGGCTACCTGCTgcagcaggccagagagagagacctgtcctccatccccagAGGGGCCCTGTTGGACACTGAACCCCTcatcacacactgctctcacaaCAAG CAGGAGCCCACTACCCGTGTGGTGGCTgtcccccatccaccccccttccGCTACATCAGTGTCAGCAAGGGCGGGCTGCTTACTGTGTGGAACAGCCGCCTACACATCCTCAAGACGCTGGAA CTTGTGGGGGACCCAACAGAGGAGGGAGCTAACAGGAGGCGATTCAGAGGATGGACCACCGACGCCGTACACATGCCCAATGTACATAAGGTCGCCATAGCAACTAGCAGCAGGGACATTCACTTTGTTGACGTTTCCACAGCGAGCTGCTTTGAGGAGGTCCACCTGTTTG GTTTCCGGAATGTTCCAACTGCTTTGTGCTACTCGTGTGACATCAAG GCTCCAGGGCGGCGCTCTCTGCTCCtgtggggggatgagaggggtggGGTCCACCTGCTGTGgttcctgctgcctctctcaggGTTGTTTGAAAGCCCCTTCAGCGAGGCGAACGGACCACAGAAGATCTACATGCAG GACCTGGGTGACCACAGCCATCTGGTGTCTTATCAGCACCTCCCGTCCATCCACCAGGAACCAATCAACAGAGTCCTTTTTGATCCCCACACAGATCTCATCATGACATCATCCGGAAGTGACGAGTCATCTGTGGTCATCATGGATGCAAGCCTCAAAAGGAATCCCTACATTTGGAACATtatgaag gGTGTGCAGTGTTTCGACTACAGCCGGCCTCTGGGTCTGTTGGTGACCGGTGGGCTGGACCCGGCGGTGCGTTTGTGGAACCGCTTCGTGCCGTCTCGGCCCGTTGCCACGCTGGAGGGTCACGGCACCACGGTGGTGGACCTTGCCTTCTACCAGCCGCTGGCTCAGGTCCTCAGCTACTCCAAAGATGCG gaggtgagggtgtgggacATTTCCTCTCATCGCTGTCTCAGGACCCTGCACCTGCAGTTCCCTTGTTTGCAGCCAGGCCACTCTCCAGAGTATGGAAACTTCCCCTTCCTCTTAgtgactcctccccttccttcacTGACTCCGCCCCATTTGCTGGTGAGCTGTAAGGACTTCCTGGCTCtgctgaggctgggagagagagggaaaggaggcgaCATGGAGAGaattggaggagggggatggagagaagcagGAGGGGTGAGACAACTCCAGCACACCCCCTTTTCCTGCGCCCTCTATAACCCCACCCTGAGACAGGTGGTAACCGGGAGCAATGACTCAACAGTTTTGGTGTGGGATGTGGCAACTGGGGCGTGGCTTATGACTATTTCCAACGcccatggagaggaggaggtcacTTGCATGGCGTTGGACTCCTCCCACAGACGACTCATCACTGCATCAACCAACGGCACCATCAAG GTGTGGAATCTTCTAAATGGGCACAACTTACATAAACTGGAGCCTGTCACAAGCTCTGAGGTCACTGGGATCATCTGTCTCTATGACAACCAGCTACTCGCTGTGGGGTGGAGCCAGCAAATAGTTCAGTATGACATCACAGGAGCAAAG gATGTGTGCGTGAAGGCAGACATGTCATGGAAGTCTGGACGTATCCACAAAGCAGACATCCAAGCTTTGGCCCACTGTCCTGCCTTGGGGGTTGTTGCCACGGCAAGCCATGATGGAGAGATCATCGTCTGGGCGATGGACACCCAAAGGCCCCTGGTGCGCCTGCGAAGGAACCCTCAGTCTGG gGTGGCGCCCCCTGTGGAGAATCTGCTGTTCCTGCAGGCCAGGGCTGGAGCCAGACAGTGGAGGAGCACAGCTGTCCTGGTTTCCTCTCAGGATGCCTGGATCTGCTTCTGGAGCATTgcaggacacactcacacacagg gggAGTTTCGTCCCTCAGCCCCAGCAGGGGAGGTGTTGTGTCTGACGTCAGACCAGGACAGCAGCCTGCTGGTGTCTGGAGACAGGAGTGGCTATGTGAAGCTGTGGGACATCTCTCAGTATGCTCTGGCCATCACCCTCCag CCCACCTCGGCCTGCCCCCCTCTGCTGCGGTCTTGGAGGGCCCACCAGGGGGCGCTGGTGAGCCTGGAGCTGCTGCAGGAGGACCCAGACGCCCTATTTCTGCTCACGGCATCAGGAGACGGCTCTGCCCGACTGTGGAccggggagggggtgtgtttgGGGACGTTTGGATTGGATGCACATTGGGACCTCCAGCATCCAGACACCTACCATGG GAGTTGGCACCAGGAGACCACTGTGACGGagaagggggatgagggggaggtgcAGAGTGAAAAGGACCAATCAGGAAGCaatgaggtcagaggtcagctcgGTGACCTTGTCAGTCAAGGCCAAACATCACAAGAGGAGGATCAAGGGGAAG CCGCACCCagaagaacacaaacacacattctctccccacctccagcctccagccctgaGGATTTGGACCAGAGGAACCTAACTGGAGTTGTCAGCACTTCAGAGAACCTTGCTCAGACTCAAAAAACCAAA gggtgtgtgtgtcggggtgtgTATGGGGACCTCAGGAGGAAGGCGGCCGTGCGCTGGGAGAGGAGACGGGTGTTTGGTGACATTGACGTCAACAAACTCAGCCTGGTGGGAGGGGTGTGCACACCCTACCAAGCTCTTGTGCTGCAG GACTACCAGGAAGTCCCCTTGACAGAGGATCTACCCATAAGTCCCTGGATGCAGTGTCACAGTCCCAGGTCTCCCAGTGAGGCGGGGCTTAGCTCCCTGCAGCTGTCAATCACCAGTTCAGACCAAGAACCCGAAACAGCAACCTGA
- the lrrc45 gene encoding leucine-rich repeat-containing protein 45 isoform X2: protein MEDFRRTYLRVCKEGGVEPQESILAQLQGSRGALESSRLDLRGHSLSADTCSVLGRVLQKDTLFIELALSDCMLSEEGAKLLLHGLCANTTVKVLDLKGNNLRSTGAEALGKLLARNKTLRRLVLEWNALGMWDEAFSIFCEGLASNTNLSQLDLRNNQINHQGASELSLALKRNSTLQELDLRWNNIGLLGGRSVLEALQHNRTLVQLEMAGNNIPSDTLKALEQAMEHNSDRQSTLRESRSRTQVLSKEIQILKEEKGRQFLSLMETIDKQRDEMGRSSRSTSIHVGQLQEALNDRKSVVNSLTAKLQMTEAALTLSEQKNHNLQELLGRLKSEKDDQRERQSRERKKEQEDSVLREGKLLREMNNMSETSLQLKNKVDEMERRCKTQQDVIFELKQELTNSTAELKLRLAQAEERLDLERKRSKQAVEDIDGLRQKEVDHVNRHLEESERGLQERILKLEGQRIHLEEELSRAKAACVTERAQAEEEMGKLRSQIRLEEQQNVSALEDKLRALRQSRDESQSHCTQQKQSIAELQARNSQQSLEMDGLRRRIDELQQELSGKDQERVAEVNRVRVELQEHMGHLQAERTAQGGLKEKIAALEREMKGLSSSHREALLDRESEIASLCEKLRLRDAEIQRMREDEAQRASFLQSAILTYVQGSPLHYSPKK, encoded by the exons ATGGAAGACTTCAGGAGGACCTACCTGCGGGTGTGTAAGGAGGGGGGCGTGGAGCCACAGGAGTCCATCCTGGCCCAGCTGCAGGGGTCCAGGGGGGCCTTGGAGAGCTCCAGGCTGGACCTGAGaggacacagcctctcagcAGACACCTGTAGTGTCCTGGGCAGAGTCCTCCAGAAGGACACACTCTTTATCGAGCTAGCCCTCAGCGATTGCATGCTCAGCGAGGAAG GTGCCAAGCTACTTCTACATGGGCTGTGTGCCAACACCACAGTTAAGGTCCTCGATCTGAAG gGTAACAACTTGAGATCAACCGGTGCCGAGGCTTTGGGGAAGCTTCTGGCGAGAAACAAGACGCTGCGCAG GCTGGTTCTGGAGTGGAATGCATTGGGGATGTGGGATGAGGCCTTCTCCATTTTCTGCGAGGGCCTTGCCTCCAACACCAATCTGTCACAGCTGGACCTGCGCAATAACCAGATAAACCACCAGGGAGCCTCAGAGCTCTCACTGGCTCTGAAGAGGAACAGCACTCTGCAGGAGCTAG ATCTGCGCTGGAACAACATCGGTCTACTGGGTGGTCGCTCGGTTCTGGAGGCTCTGCAGCACAACCGGACCCTGGTCCAGCTGGAGATGGCTGGGAACAACATCCCAAGCGACACACTCAAAGCCCTCG AACAGGCCATGGAGCACaactcagacagacagtccaCTCTGAGAGAGAGCCGTAGCAGAACCCAGGTCCTCAGCAAGGAAATCCAGAtcctgaaggaggagaagggccGACAG TTCCTGAGTCTAATGGAGACCATCGACAAGCAGAGGGATGAGATGGGCCGCAGCAGCAG GTCCACCTCCATCCATGTGGGCCAGCTACAGGAAGCCCTGAATGACAGGAAGTCGGTCGTTAACTCCCTCACCGCCAA gctgcaGATGACCGAGGCGGCGTTGACTCTGTCGGAGCAGAAGAACCACAACCTGCAGGAGCTGCTGGGGCGTCTGAAGAGTGAGAAGGACGACCAGAGGGAAcgacagagcagggagagaaagaaggagcaggag gacAGCGTGCTGCGGGAGGGGAAGCTTCTCAGAGAGATGAACAACATGTCAGAGACCAGCCTGCAGCTCAAGAACAAG gTGGATGAGATGGAGCGGAGGTGTAAGACACAGCAGGATGTGATCTTTGAGCTGAAGCAGGAGCTCACCAACAGCACAGCAGAGCTGAAGCTGAGGCTCGCGCAGGCAGAAG AGCGTCTGGacctagagagaaagaggtccaAGCAGGCTGTGGAGGACATAGACGGCCTACGgcagaaagag GTGGACCATGTGAATCGTCAcctggaggagagtgagagaggcctGCAGGAGAGGATCCTCAAGCTGGAGGGACAGCGCATTCACCTGGAGGAG GAGCTGAGCAGGGCCAAGGCAGCGTGTGTGACTGAGAGGGCCCAAGCAGAGGAGGAAATGGGGAAGTTGCGCTCCCAAATCCGCCTGGAGGAG CAGCAGAATGTGAGTGCTCTGGAGGACAAGTTGCGAGCGTTGCGTCAGTCCAGGGATGAGTCCCAGTCCCACTGCACCCAGCAGAAGCAGAGCATCGCTGAGCTGCAGGCGCGCAACAGCCAGCAGAGCCTGGAGATGGACGGCCTGCGCCGTCGGATAGACGAGCTGcagcag gagctgTCGGGTAAGGACCAGGAGCGCGTGGCGGAGGTGaacagggtgagggtggagcTTCAGGAGCACATGGGTCACCTGCAGGCCGAGAGGACAGCTCAGGGCGGACTGAAGGAGAAGATCGccgccctggagagagagatgaaag GTCTGTCCAGTAGCCACCGGGAGGCGCTGCTCGACAGGGAGAGTGAGATTGCGTCGCTGTGTGAGAAGCTGCGCCTGAGAGACGCTGAGAtccagaggatgagggaggacgAGGCCCAGAGGGCCAGCTTCCTCCAGAGCGCCATCCTCACCTACGTACAGGGCTCCCCACTGCACTACAGTCCCAAGAAATGA
- the lrrc45 gene encoding leucine-rich repeat-containing protein 45 isoform X1, with protein MEDFRRTYLRVCKEGGVEPQESILAQLQGSRGALESSRLDLRGHSLSADTCSVLGRVLQKDTLFIELALSDCMLSEEGAKLLLHGLCANTTVKVLDLKGNNLRSTGAEALGKLLARNKTLRRLVLEWNALGMWDEAFSIFCEGLASNTNLSQLDLRNNQINHQGASELSLALKRNSTLQELDLRWNNIGLLGGRSVLEALQHNRTLVQLEMAGNNIPSDTLKALEQAMEHNSDRQSTLRESRSRTQVLSKEIQILKEEKGRQFLSLMETIDKQRDEMGRSSRSASTSIHVGQLQEALNDRKSVVNSLTAKLQMTEAALTLSEQKNHNLQELLGRLKSEKDDQRERQSRERKKEQEDSVLREGKLLREMNNMSETSLQLKNKVDEMERRCKTQQDVIFELKQELTNSTAELKLRLAQAEERLDLERKRSKQAVEDIDGLRQKEVDHVNRHLEESERGLQERILKLEGQRIHLEEELSRAKAACVTERAQAEEEMGKLRSQIRLEEQQNVSALEDKLRALRQSRDESQSHCTQQKQSIAELQARNSQQSLEMDGLRRRIDELQQELSGKDQERVAEVNRVRVELQEHMGHLQAERTAQGGLKEKIAALEREMKGLSSSHREALLDRESEIASLCEKLRLRDAEIQRMREDEAQRASFLQSAILTYVQGSPLHYSPKK; from the exons ATGGAAGACTTCAGGAGGACCTACCTGCGGGTGTGTAAGGAGGGGGGCGTGGAGCCACAGGAGTCCATCCTGGCCCAGCTGCAGGGGTCCAGGGGGGCCTTGGAGAGCTCCAGGCTGGACCTGAGaggacacagcctctcagcAGACACCTGTAGTGTCCTGGGCAGAGTCCTCCAGAAGGACACACTCTTTATCGAGCTAGCCCTCAGCGATTGCATGCTCAGCGAGGAAG GTGCCAAGCTACTTCTACATGGGCTGTGTGCCAACACCACAGTTAAGGTCCTCGATCTGAAG gGTAACAACTTGAGATCAACCGGTGCCGAGGCTTTGGGGAAGCTTCTGGCGAGAAACAAGACGCTGCGCAG GCTGGTTCTGGAGTGGAATGCATTGGGGATGTGGGATGAGGCCTTCTCCATTTTCTGCGAGGGCCTTGCCTCCAACACCAATCTGTCACAGCTGGACCTGCGCAATAACCAGATAAACCACCAGGGAGCCTCAGAGCTCTCACTGGCTCTGAAGAGGAACAGCACTCTGCAGGAGCTAG ATCTGCGCTGGAACAACATCGGTCTACTGGGTGGTCGCTCGGTTCTGGAGGCTCTGCAGCACAACCGGACCCTGGTCCAGCTGGAGATGGCTGGGAACAACATCCCAAGCGACACACTCAAAGCCCTCG AACAGGCCATGGAGCACaactcagacagacagtccaCTCTGAGAGAGAGCCGTAGCAGAACCCAGGTCCTCAGCAAGGAAATCCAGAtcctgaaggaggagaagggccGACAG TTCCTGAGTCTAATGGAGACCATCGACAAGCAGAGGGATGAGATGGGCCGCAGCAGCAGGTCAGC GTCCACCTCCATCCATGTGGGCCAGCTACAGGAAGCCCTGAATGACAGGAAGTCGGTCGTTAACTCCCTCACCGCCAA gctgcaGATGACCGAGGCGGCGTTGACTCTGTCGGAGCAGAAGAACCACAACCTGCAGGAGCTGCTGGGGCGTCTGAAGAGTGAGAAGGACGACCAGAGGGAAcgacagagcagggagagaaagaaggagcaggag gacAGCGTGCTGCGGGAGGGGAAGCTTCTCAGAGAGATGAACAACATGTCAGAGACCAGCCTGCAGCTCAAGAACAAG gTGGATGAGATGGAGCGGAGGTGTAAGACACAGCAGGATGTGATCTTTGAGCTGAAGCAGGAGCTCACCAACAGCACAGCAGAGCTGAAGCTGAGGCTCGCGCAGGCAGAAG AGCGTCTGGacctagagagaaagaggtccaAGCAGGCTGTGGAGGACATAGACGGCCTACGgcagaaagag GTGGACCATGTGAATCGTCAcctggaggagagtgagagaggcctGCAGGAGAGGATCCTCAAGCTGGAGGGACAGCGCATTCACCTGGAGGAG GAGCTGAGCAGGGCCAAGGCAGCGTGTGTGACTGAGAGGGCCCAAGCAGAGGAGGAAATGGGGAAGTTGCGCTCCCAAATCCGCCTGGAGGAG CAGCAGAATGTGAGTGCTCTGGAGGACAAGTTGCGAGCGTTGCGTCAGTCCAGGGATGAGTCCCAGTCCCACTGCACCCAGCAGAAGCAGAGCATCGCTGAGCTGCAGGCGCGCAACAGCCAGCAGAGCCTGGAGATGGACGGCCTGCGCCGTCGGATAGACGAGCTGcagcag gagctgTCGGGTAAGGACCAGGAGCGCGTGGCGGAGGTGaacagggtgagggtggagcTTCAGGAGCACATGGGTCACCTGCAGGCCGAGAGGACAGCTCAGGGCGGACTGAAGGAGAAGATCGccgccctggagagagagatgaaag GTCTGTCCAGTAGCCACCGGGAGGCGCTGCTCGACAGGGAGAGTGAGATTGCGTCGCTGTGTGAGAAGCTGCGCCTGAGAGACGCTGAGAtccagaggatgagggaggacgAGGCCCAGAGGGCCAGCTTCCTCCAGAGCGCCATCCTCACCTACGTACAGGGCTCCCCACTGCACTACAGTCCCAAGAAATGA